DNA sequence from the Sinorhizobium sp. RAC02 genome:
CGACTTCGACCATTTCGAGCAGCATATGGCAGAGGCGATTGCCCGCGTGCCGGCGCTGGAAACAGTCGGTGTGAAACAGATGATCAACGGGCCGGAGAGCTTTACGCCGGACGGCAACTTCATTCTCGGCGTCGCGCCGGAGTGCAAGAACATGTTCGTCGGCGCCGGCTTCAATGCGTTCGGCATTGCGTCGGGCGGCGGGGCCGGCTGGGTGCTGGCGCAATGGGTGGTCGATGGCGAAGCGCCACTCGACCTCTGGGTCGTCGATATCCGCCGCTTCGCCGGCATGCACCGGGATCGCCAATGGGTGCTCGACCGCACGTTGGAGGCTTACGGCAAACACTACACGATCGGCTTCCCGCATGAGGAATACGAAAGCGGCCGCCCGCATGTCGTCTCGCCGCTTTATGAGCGCCTGAAGGCACATGGCGCCGTCTTCGGCTCGAAGCTCGGCTGGGAGCGCCCGAACTGGTTCGCGCCTGACGGCAAGGAGCCGAAGGACGTCTATTCGATGGGTCGGCAGAACTGGTTCTCCGCCGTCGGCGAGGAACACCGCCATGTGCGCGAAGCCGTCGGCATCTTCGACCAGTCGTCCTTCGCCAAGTATGAAATGACGGGGCCGGACGCGTTGAAGGCGCTCGACTGGATCTGCGCCAACGACACCGGCAAGCCCGCTGGCCGGCTCACCTATACGCAGCTTCTCAACAGCCGCGGCGGCATCGAGGCGGACCTGACGGTCGCGCGACTGTCGGAGGACAAGTTCTACATCGTCACGGGCACCGGTTTCCGCACGCATGATCTCGGCTGGATCGAAGATCACATTCCGGCAGGCCTCGACGTGACGCTTCGCGACGTGACCGAAGAGTTCGGCACGCTCTCATTGATGGGACCAAAGGCACGCGCCGTGCTTTCGGCGGTGACCGACGCAGATGTGTCCAATGCCGGCTTCCCGTTCGGTCATGTGCGGGAGATTTCGATTGCAGGACACCCGGTTCGGGCGCTGCGCGTTACCTATGTCGGCGAACTCGGCTGGGAGTTGCATGTGCCGATCGGCGCCATCGGAAGCGTCTTCGACACGCTGATGGCGGCGGGGGCTGCCTCCAACATCCGCCCTGTCGGCTACCGGGCGCTGGAATCGCTGCGCCTTGAAAAAGGCTATCGCGCCTGGGGTTCGGACATCACGCCGAACGACACGCCCTTCGACGCCGGCCTCGGCTGGGCGGTGAAGCTGCGCAAGGACACCGACTTCCTCGGCCGCCGGGCGCTGGAAACGGCGCAGGGCGAACTGCGCAAAAAGGCATTCGCCGGCTTCACGGTCGACGACCCGAATGTCGTGCTCGTCGGCCGCGAGACGATTCTCCGGAACGGTGAGCCTGTCGGTTATCTCACCAGCGGTGGTTACGGCTACACGCTCGGCAAGAATGTCGGCTACGGCTATGTGCGCCGCGCCGAGGGCGTGGACGATGCCTTTCTCGCGGGGGGCACCTACGAGCTGGTCGTCGCTATGGAGCGTACACCGGCAAAAATCCACCTCGACCCATTGTACGATCCGACGGCCGCGCGAGTGAAAGCCTGAGCTGAGGGTGTCGACGCCGGCTGCGGTATCGGGCTGCCGCTTCCCGCAAACGATATCGACGGGATGGAGCAGACAGGCGGCTATGCGCACCGTCTGTCTGCTCCATCCCTCTTGCGGTTTGGCGCGCCGTGAAAGATATTTCAGCCAGCGGGCTTGATTTCACCCGATGTCCGTGAAATATATTTCAGATCGTGAATTATATTGACAGGCAATCTCCTTTGCGGTTACCTGCCCATACCGGACTTCGAGGAGGAAGTTCGGGTTCAACGCGATCAGCGGCGTCGTTTCGACGCCCTCGGGCTTTTTGGGAGGGGCTTCGGCCTCGAGGAGGACTTTTGCGCACTTTTCTGACGACGACCGCGATGGCGGTCCTTGCAACAACGCTTTTTGCCGGTTCCGCCGCCGCCGAGACGGAAAACCCGTTCCGCTGCAAGCCGGGCGAAAAATACGTCATGAACGTCATGGTGTCGGGCGTCGAATACTGGTTCCCGGTCTATGAAATGTTCAAGCAGGCCGGCCAGCAGCTCGGCTGCGAGACGGAATATACCGGCACGCCGGAATATGACGTCAACAAGCAGATCGCCACCTTCGACCAGGCGCTCGCCCAGAACCCCGCCGGCATTCTCGTGCATCCGATGAACTCCGACCCGTTCATCGAGCCGATCAACCGCGCCATCGACCAGGGCACGGCGGTCGTGACCTTTGCGGCTGACTCTCCGCTCTCCAAGCGTATTTCCTTCATCACCTCGGACAACACCCGCGAAGGCACCTATGCCGCCGACGCGATCGCCGAGAAGCTGGGCGGTAAGGGCGAATATGCGGTTCTGGAAAATCCGGGCCAGGACAACCACGACAAGCGCATCACGGCCTTCGTCGCCCGCATGGAAGAGAAGTGGCCGGACATGAAGCTCGTCGGTCGCGCGGCATCCAACCAGGATCCGACCAAGGCCTATCAGGGCCTGTCGAGCCTCATCCAGGCCAATCCGAACCTCGGCGCGGTCTTCATGCCGGAAGCCAACTCCGCCATCGGCGCGGCACAGGCCAACAAGGAAGCGGGCGGCAAGGTCCTCGTCATGTGCGCGGACGTCAACGCCAACATCCTCGACATGATCAAGGCCGGCGAAGTGTTCGGCTCGATCAACCCGAACCAGGGCATGCAGGGTTACATGGGCTTCATGCTGCTGTGGCTCGCCAAGCATCCCGAGCTGATCGACCCGATGAACGACGCCAAGCGCTCCGGCTTCAACCCGATGAGCATCCCCTTCGTCGACAACGGTCTTTCCATCGTGACGGCCGAAAATGCCGACGACTTCTACTGGGACAAGTACCTGAAGCGTCGCGGCACCAAGGGCATCGAGGAGTAATCTCCCAAGAGAACGCCATCCGCGCCTTGCGGCGCGGATGGTCTCGGGAGGAGAGGGAGGAAGACGATGGCCGAGCCGGTGCTCACCATTCATGGCGTGACCAAGCATTTCGGGGCAGTGAAGGCGTTGACGGATGTCGACTTCACGCTCGAGCGCGGCGAGGTCCATGCGCTTTGCGGCGAAAACGGCGCCGGCAAGTCGACGCTGATGAACATCATCGCCGGCGTGCTGCAGCCGACCGAAGGCGAGATCCGCGTTGACGGCAAAGCCGTGCGCATCGCGTCGCCCGCTGCCGCCCAGGCGCTCGGCATCGGCCTGGTACACCAGGAAATCGCGCTCTGCCCGGATGCGACGGTCGCCGAAAACATGTTCATGGCAGCGACCAACCGCCGCCGGACACCCTTCATGAATTACCGCGCGCTGGAACGCGACGCGCAGGCCGTGATGAATCGGCTTGCCGCCATCGACGTCCGCCGCAAGGTCGCAGACCTGCCGATTTCCAGCCAGCAGCTCGTCGAGATCGCCAAGGCACTGACGCTCGACTGCCGCGTGCTCATTCTGGACGAGCCGACCGCAGCGCTCACCGAAACCGAGGCGCAGCAGCTGTTCTCGATCATCCGTGACCTCAAGGCGAACGGCATATCGATCATCTATATCAGCCATCGCATGGCCGAGATTTTCAGCCTGTGTGACCGGGTCACCGTGTTCCGCGACGGCCGCTATGTCTGCACCGACCGCATCGCCGATGTGACGCCGGACGACGTGGTGCGCCGCATGGTCGGGCGCGAGATCACGCAGCTCTATCCGAACAAGCTGGGCGCGGACGAGATGTCCGGCACCACGATCCTTGAGGTAGACCGCATTGGTGACGATGTGCGCTTCCAGGATGTCAGCTTCAAGCTGCGCAAGGGCGAAATCCTCGGCATCGGTGGCCTCATCGGCTCCGGCCGCACGGAAATCGCCGAGGGCATCTGCGGGCTGCGGCCGCACACCTCAGGCACGGTGCGCCTGCATGGCGATACGCAGAAGATCAAATCCTATTCGGATGCCGTGAAGGCGGGCATCGTCTACCTGTCCGAGGACCGCAAGGGCTCCGGCGTCTTTCTCGAACTGTCCATCGCGCAGAACATCTCCGTGCTGGACCTGAAGGCGCTGACCAATCCAGCCGGCCTGCTGAAACGCCGGGCGGAGACCGCGCTGGCGGAGGATTTTGCGAAACGGCTCGGGGTACGCATGAGCGGCGTCGATGCGCCGGTCAAATCGCTTTCCGGAGGCAACCAGCAGAAAGTGGCGATCGCCAAGCAGCTGGCGGTCAAGCCGAAGGTCATCCTGATGGATGAACCGACGCGCGGCATCGATGTCGGCGCGAAGACAGAAATTCACCGCCTGCTGCGTGATCTTGCACGCTCGGGCATCGGTATTGTCGTCATCTCCTCGGAAATGCCGGAGCTGCTCGGGCTCTGCGACCGCGTGCTTGTGGTGCGTGAAGGACGCATCGCGGGCGAACTCGGGGCGAACGAGATGACGGAAGAAGCCGTGATCCGCCTTGCATCGGGCATGGGTACGGTAAAGGCGGCAAACCATGCCGCGTGAGAAGAAACTGGGAGAGACGGGAATGGCAATCGACACGATGACGGCCGGCGCGCCGAAGACATCGTCTTTCAAACGCCTCGGCACGATGCGCGAGGCCGGGCTGATCGCGATCATCCTCGCACTCTGCGTGATCATGAGCTTCGCCTCGCCGCACTTCCTGACGCTCGGCAATTTCCGCGCCATGCTGATGAGTTTCTCCGTCGAAGGCATCGTCGTCGTCGGCATGACGATCCTGTTGATCGTCGGTGGCATCGACCTTGCGGTCGGCTCCGTCGTCTGCTTTGCAATGGTGCTCTCAGGCTCGCTGTTCCTCGCAGGCCTCGACCCATGGACGGCCTCGCTGATCGGCATCCTGGCCAGCAGCGCGATCGGCGGCGCCATGGGCTTCTTCGTGACGGTCGTCGGCCTCAACCACTTCATCACGTCTCTGGCAGCCATGGTGATCGTGCGCGGTCTCTGCCTCATCATCACCAAGGGCACGCCGCTCTCGCTCTTCACGCTGCCGGCTGGGTTCAAGGCTGTCGGGCAGGGCACGTTCTACGGTGTGCCCTATGTCATCCTGATCTTCGTCGCCGTCGTCGTGCTGTTCGATTTCCTGCTGCGCCGGGCGACCGCCTTCCGCAAGGTCTTCTACACGGGCAGCAACGAGAAGGCCGCGCTCTATTCCGGCATCAAGACCAACCAGGTGAAGTTCTGGGTGACGGTGTTATGCTCGACGCTTGCCGGTGTCGCAGGGGTCATCTACATGTCCCGCTTCGGGGCGGCGACCCCCACCTTCGGCGCCGGCATGGAGCTGAACATCATCGCTGCGGCCGTTATCGGCGGAGCCTCGCTCAACGGTGGCTCGGGCACCATTCTCGGCGCCATCCTCGGCATCGCGCTGCTCTCGGTCGTCACCTCGTCGCTGATCCTGCTCAATGTCTCCGTCTACTGGCAGGACATGATCAAGGGCTGCATCCTGCTCGCCGCCGTCTCCATCGACCATTTCATGCACAAGCGGAAGGCCGCCTAACATGCCGATCGCCAAGCTGAAACCCAAGACGACCGCGCCGCGCGAAGAGATCGTGATCGCCCGCCAGATGCACCAGGCGCTCGTGCTGCACTTCCTCGAAGGCCTGACGCAGGCGCAGATCGCCGACCAGCTCGGCCTCTCGCACGCCACCGTCAACCGCCTCATCAAGCGCGGCCGCCAGCTCGGCCTCGTCGAGATCAAGATCAAGTCGCCGGTCGAGCCGTTGGTCGACATGGAAGAGCGGCTTCTGGCGCTCGGCGGTATCAGCCGCGCCGTCGTAGTGCCGACGGTCTCCGACAATCCGCAGACGGCGCTTCAGGCGGTCGGCGAAGCGGCAGCCCGGCTGCTGCTCGAAGAGATTGCCGATGGCGACACGATCTGCATCACCGGCGGCAAGGGCGTCAGCGCCGTCGTGGCCGGCCTGCAGGCAGCACGCCGCTTCGATGTCGAGGTCATCCCGGCAACGGGCTGCGTGCAGGGCAAACACTATACCGACGTCAACCACGTTTCGACGCTGATGGCCGACCGGCTCGGCGGGCGCTCCTACCAGATCCACGCGCCGCTCTTTGCCGACGATGCCGCGCAACGCGCGATGTTGATGAACATGCGCTCCGTCGCCGACGTATTCCAACGCGGGCGGGAGGCGAAGGTGGCGGTGGTCGGCATCGGCTCGATCCTGAGCACGGACTCGACCTATTACGACCTCCACCCCTCCTCAAGCGAAGACCGCAGCGCGATCGAGCATTCCGGCGCCAGCGCCGAACTCCTCGCCCACCTGCTCGATGGCGAGGGCCGGGTTTGCGACTACAGCCTCAATCGCTCGCTGGTCTCGCTGACGCTCGAGGAGTTTGCCTCGATCCCGACGAAGATTGGCGTCGCGAGCGGCCTCAACAAGGCGGGCTCCATTCTCAGCGTGCTGCGCGGCAACCATCTCGATACGCTCGTCACCGACGAGGCGACGGGCGCTCGCATCCTCGACATTGCATCCCAGGAAGGATTTTCCGCATGAGCGGCGAACAATTGACCCGTGACATCGGACGCTCCGGCGTCAAGGCCTCCGCCGTCGGCCTCGGCACCTGGGCGATCGGCGGCTGGATGTGGGGCGGCACGGACGAGGCGGAATCGATTGCCGCCATCCAGGCCTCGCTCGATGCCGGCGTGACGCTCATCGACACGGCGCCGGCCTATGGCCTCGGCCGGTCGGAAGAAATCGTCGGCAAGGCGCTTGTCGGCCGCCGCGACAAGGCGGTGATCGCAACGAAATGCGGGCTCGTCTGGCATACGCAGAAGGGCAACCACTTCTTCGATCAGGACGGCAAGCCGGTCCACCGTTATCTGGGCCGCGACTCGATCATCCATGAAGTCGAGGAAAGCCTGCGCCGGCTCGGCACGGACTATATCGACCTCTACATCACGCACTGGCAGGACCCGACGACACCCATCGAGGAGACGGTCGCGACGCTCGAAGAGCTGAAAAAGGCCGGCAAGATCCGCGCGATCGGCGCGAGCAACGTCAACCGCTCGGAACTCGAACAGTATATTGCTACCGGGTCGCTCGATGCGATCCAGGAGCGGTTCAGCATCATCGATCGCGAGATCGAGGCGGACCTGCTGCCGCTCACTCTTGCCAACGGCGTTTCGACGCTGAGTTACTCCTCGCTGGCACTCGGCCTGCTCTCCGGCACGATCGGGCCGGACCGGGTCTTCGCCGGTGACGACCAGCGCAAGGACAACCCGCGCTTCTCGGTCGCCAACCGGCAGAAGGCGAAGGATTTTTCCGAGGCGATCCGGCCTGTCGCGGAAGGCCACGGCGCCAGCATCGCACAGGTGGTGATCGCTTGGACGCTGGCGCAGCCGGGCGTGACCTTCGGGCTTTGCGGCGCGCGCAACCCGGCGCAGGCGCTCGACAATGCGCGGGCGGGCACGCTCAGTCTTTCGACAGACGATCTTGCGGCGATCAATGCCGCCATATCGGCGCAACTCGTCACCATGGACGGATAACAGGCTGCCATCATGAACCGTGCAGAGACAATGGACGGGCTTCGCCGGAGCCCGAAGGTGGACGTGTGCGTCCTCGGCGGCGGCATCAACGGGCTCAGCGTCTTTCGCGAGTTGGCGTTGCAAGGCGTCAACGTGCTCCTCGTCGAGAAGGACGACTATTGCTCCGGCGCCAGTGCCGCTCTCTCGCGAATGGTTCACGGTGGTCTGCGCTATCTGGAGAATGGCGAATTCAGCCTGGTGCAGGAATCGCTCGTCGAGCGCGACCGGTTGCTCCGCAACGCCCCCCACTATGTCGCGCCGCTGCCGACGACGGTGCCGATCTTCGATATCTTCTCCGGCCTCGCCAACGGTATCGTGCGCTTCCTCGGCCTCACCCGCCGCCCCAGCCGCCGCGGCGCCATCGCCATCAAGACGGGTCTCGGCATCTACGATTTCCTGACGCGCAAACGCGCCCTGATGCCAAAACACCAGTTCCGCGGCCGCAAGGCGACGCTGGAAAAATGGCCGGCGCTCAATCCGGCGATCCGCAACTCTGCGACCTACTACGATGCCTGGGTGAGCCACCCGGAGCGCATCGGCATCGAGCTTCTGCGCGATGGCCTGTCCGCCGGTTCGTATGCCAAGGCCTTGAACTATGCGACGGTCGAGCAGAGGGGTGCGGGAGAGTTTTTGCTGTGCGACGGCGTGTCCGGCGAGACGTTGTCTATCCAGCCAAGGTTGGTCATCAACGCGACGGGCGGCTGGATCGATATCGCGAATGGCGCGCTGTTCCCCGAGGACGCAAGGCCCGCACCGCTGATGGGGGGCACCAAGGGGTCACACCTCATCATCGACAACGCCGCGCTGCGCGACATGCTTGACGGGCACATGATCTATTACGAGAACGAGGACGGACGCATCTGCATCCTGTTCCCCTATCTCGGTAAGGTGCTGGTCGGCTCGACGGATATCCGCGTCGACGATCCCGGTACCGTGCGTTGCGAGGCGGACGAGCGCGACTATATTCTGCAATCACTCGCCTTCGTGCTGCCGGGCGTCAAGATCCGGCCGGAGGAAATCGTTTTCCAGTTCGCCGGCGTGCGCCCACTGCCGGCCAGCAAGGACAGTTTTACCGGCCGCATCCCGCGCGATCATTTCTGTACAGTGCTCGAGGGCCAGAATGGCGGTCCACCCGTGCTTTGCATGATCGGCGGCAAGTGGACGACCTTCCGCTCCTTCGGCGAGATGGCAGCCGATATGGCACTCGAACGGCTCGGTCTGTCGCGTCGCGTCGATACGGCAGAACGCACCATCGGCGGCGGCCGGGCGTTTCCCAAAGATCGCAGCGGCTGGACTCGCGACCTCGCGGCCTCGACAGGAGTTTCTGCGGAGCGCGCGGCATCGCTGTTCGAGCGCTACGGCACGGATGCCGACGATGTCGCGCGCTTCATCGCCGCTGCACCGGATCATCCGCTGCCGCATGAAGGCTACAGCGCCCGGGAGCTTATCCATCTCATCCGCTCGGAAGCGGTCGAACATCTGGACGACCTGCTCACGCGCCGCACGACGCTTGCCATCGCCGGTGAACTCTCGCTCGCCATGGTTGACGCCGCTCTCGGCGTGCTGGCCGCCGAAAAAGGCTGGCCGGCACCGCGCAAAATCGAAGAGCGCACCCGTTTTCTAACCCTCATGCGCGAGCGCCACGGCGTCGCCGAGGAAACCCTTTCCGCTAGGAATGAACAAAGGAGTGAACTATGCGAGACTACCGCAAGGTCCGGATGAACCGGCTGTTCGGCAACGGCCGTTGCCTGGACGTGGCGATCGATCACGGCGTGTGCAACGAGCCGTCCTTCCTCGACGGACTGGAAAACGTTCCCGCCGTCGTGAAGGCGCTGGTCGATGCTAGGCCCGATGCGATCCAGATGAACTACGGCCAGGCCGACCTGTTGCAGGACATTCCCGGCAAGGACAAGCCGGCGCTGGTCATGCGCATCGACATGGGCAACCCCTACAACCGCATCCGCCATCGCGACATGTGGGCCGTGCTGCAGAACGAGGCGGAGCCGCTGATCGGCGCGTTGCAGATGGATGCCGCCTGCGTGGTGGTCAACCTCTTCATGCTGCCGGATGAGCCGGACCTCTTCCGCCAATGCGTGCAGAACATTTCCCGCGTGCGCGCCGATTGCGAAAAATACGGCATGCCGCTGATGATCGAGCCGCTCGTCATGCAGCCCGTCACGGAGCGCGGCGGCTATATGGTCGATGGCGACGCGGAAAAGATCGTCACCCTGACGCGCCTTGCGCGCGAGATGGGCGCCGATATCGTCAAGGCCGACCCGACGACCAATGCGGAGGATTTCCACCGCGTGGTCGAGGCGGCGCGCTGCCCGGTTCTGGTGCGCGGCGGCGGCAAGGAGGATCTCGGTGCCGTATTCGCCAAATCTGCCGCCTTGATGCGGCAGGGCGCAATGGGCATGGTCTATGGGCGCAACATCTACCAGCATGCCAACCCGAATGCCGTGGTGCGCGGACTGATGGCGATTATCCATGACGATGCGAGCGGCGAGGAAGCCTTCGCGCAGTATCAGCAGGG
Encoded proteins:
- a CDS encoding FAD-dependent oxidoreductase, giving the protein MTLPSHAEIVVIGGGIIGCSTAYHLARDHKANVVLLEQGTLTSGSTWHAAGLVGQLRSSASITRVLKYSVDLYKGLEAETGLATGWKMTGCLRLATNQNRWTEFRRLATTAKSFGMDMHLLTPQEVKAMWPLMEVGDLVGASWLPTDGQASPSDITQSLARGARMHGAKIVENVRVTGFEMKDGHITHVRTTLGDIACDKVVNCAGQWARQVGAMAGINVPLQPVKHQYIITEKVPGLSTDAPTIRDPDRRTYFKEEVGGLVMGGYEPNPQPWTTGDVPDDWAYRLFDDDFDHFEQHMAEAIARVPALETVGVKQMINGPESFTPDGNFILGVAPECKNMFVGAGFNAFGIASGGGAGWVLAQWVVDGEAPLDLWVVDIRRFAGMHRDRQWVLDRTLEAYGKHYTIGFPHEEYESGRPHVVSPLYERLKAHGAVFGSKLGWERPNWFAPDGKEPKDVYSMGRQNWFSAVGEEHRHVREAVGIFDQSSFAKYEMTGPDALKALDWICANDTGKPAGRLTYTQLLNSRGGIEADLTVARLSEDKFYIVTGTGFRTHDLGWIEDHIPAGLDVTLRDVTEEFGTLSLMGPKARAVLSAVTDADVSNAGFPFGHVREISIAGHPVRALRVTYVGELGWELHVPIGAIGSVFDTLMAAGAASNIRPVGYRALESLRLEKGYRAWGSDITPNDTPFDAGLGWAVKLRKDTDFLGRRALETAQGELRKKAFAGFTVDDPNVVLVGRETILRNGEPVGYLTSGGYGYTLGKNVGYGYVRRAEGVDDAFLAGGTYELVVAMERTPAKIHLDPLYDPTAARVKA
- a CDS encoding substrate-binding domain-containing protein; translated protein: MRTFLTTTAMAVLATTLFAGSAAAETENPFRCKPGEKYVMNVMVSGVEYWFPVYEMFKQAGQQLGCETEYTGTPEYDVNKQIATFDQALAQNPAGILVHPMNSDPFIEPINRAIDQGTAVVTFAADSPLSKRISFITSDNTREGTYAADAIAEKLGGKGEYAVLENPGQDNHDKRITAFVARMEEKWPDMKLVGRAASNQDPTKAYQGLSSLIQANPNLGAVFMPEANSAIGAAQANKEAGGKVLVMCADVNANILDMIKAGEVFGSINPNQGMQGYMGFMLLWLAKHPELIDPMNDAKRSGFNPMSIPFVDNGLSIVTAENADDFYWDKYLKRRGTKGIEE
- a CDS encoding sugar ABC transporter ATP-binding protein; this translates as MAEPVLTIHGVTKHFGAVKALTDVDFTLERGEVHALCGENGAGKSTLMNIIAGVLQPTEGEIRVDGKAVRIASPAAAQALGIGLVHQEIALCPDATVAENMFMAATNRRRTPFMNYRALERDAQAVMNRLAAIDVRRKVADLPISSQQLVEIAKALTLDCRVLILDEPTAALTETEAQQLFSIIRDLKANGISIIYISHRMAEIFSLCDRVTVFRDGRYVCTDRIADVTPDDVVRRMVGREITQLYPNKLGADEMSGTTILEVDRIGDDVRFQDVSFKLRKGEILGIGGLIGSGRTEIAEGICGLRPHTSGTVRLHGDTQKIKSYSDAVKAGIVYLSEDRKGSGVFLELSIAQNISVLDLKALTNPAGLLKRRAETALAEDFAKRLGVRMSGVDAPVKSLSGGNQQKVAIAKQLAVKPKVILMDEPTRGIDVGAKTEIHRLLRDLARSGIGIVVISSEMPELLGLCDRVLVVREGRIAGELGANEMTEEAVIRLASGMGTVKAANHAA
- a CDS encoding ABC transporter permease; this translates as MAIDTMTAGAPKTSSFKRLGTMREAGLIAIILALCVIMSFASPHFLTLGNFRAMLMSFSVEGIVVVGMTILLIVGGIDLAVGSVVCFAMVLSGSLFLAGLDPWTASLIGILASSAIGGAMGFFVTVVGLNHFITSLAAMVIVRGLCLIITKGTPLSLFTLPAGFKAVGQGTFYGVPYVILIFVAVVVLFDFLLRRATAFRKVFYTGSNEKAALYSGIKTNQVKFWVTVLCSTLAGVAGVIYMSRFGAATPTFGAGMELNIIAAAVIGGASLNGGSGTILGAILGIALLSVVTSSLILLNVSVYWQDMIKGCILLAAVSIDHFMHKRKAA
- a CDS encoding sugar-binding transcriptional regulator encodes the protein MPIAKLKPKTTAPREEIVIARQMHQALVLHFLEGLTQAQIADQLGLSHATVNRLIKRGRQLGLVEIKIKSPVEPLVDMEERLLALGGISRAVVVPTVSDNPQTALQAVGEAAARLLLEEIADGDTICITGGKGVSAVVAGLQAARRFDVEVIPATGCVQGKHYTDVNHVSTLMADRLGGRSYQIHAPLFADDAAQRAMLMNMRSVADVFQRGREAKVAVVGIGSILSTDSTYYDLHPSSSEDRSAIEHSGASAELLAHLLDGEGRVCDYSLNRSLVSLTLEEFASIPTKIGVASGLNKAGSILSVLRGNHLDTLVTDEATGARILDIASQEGFSA
- a CDS encoding aldo/keto reductase; this translates as MSGEQLTRDIGRSGVKASAVGLGTWAIGGWMWGGTDEAESIAAIQASLDAGVTLIDTAPAYGLGRSEEIVGKALVGRRDKAVIATKCGLVWHTQKGNHFFDQDGKPVHRYLGRDSIIHEVEESLRRLGTDYIDLYITHWQDPTTPIEETVATLEELKKAGKIRAIGASNVNRSELEQYIATGSLDAIQERFSIIDREIEADLLPLTLANGVSTLSYSSLALGLLSGTIGPDRVFAGDDQRKDNPRFSVANRQKAKDFSEAIRPVAEGHGASIAQVVIAWTLAQPGVTFGLCGARNPAQALDNARAGTLSLSTDDLAAINAAISAQLVTMDG
- a CDS encoding glycerol-3-phosphate dehydrogenase/oxidase → MNRAETMDGLRRSPKVDVCVLGGGINGLSVFRELALQGVNVLLVEKDDYCSGASAALSRMVHGGLRYLENGEFSLVQESLVERDRLLRNAPHYVAPLPTTVPIFDIFSGLANGIVRFLGLTRRPSRRGAIAIKTGLGIYDFLTRKRALMPKHQFRGRKATLEKWPALNPAIRNSATYYDAWVSHPERIGIELLRDGLSAGSYAKALNYATVEQRGAGEFLLCDGVSGETLSIQPRLVINATGGWIDIANGALFPEDARPAPLMGGTKGSHLIIDNAALRDMLDGHMIYYENEDGRICILFPYLGKVLVGSTDIRVDDPGTVRCEADERDYILQSLAFVLPGVKIRPEEIVFQFAGVRPLPASKDSFTGRIPRDHFCTVLEGQNGGPPVLCMIGGKWTTFRSFGEMAADMALERLGLSRRVDTAERTIGGGRAFPKDRSGWTRDLAASTGVSAERAASLFERYGTDADDVARFIAAAPDHPLPHEGYSARELIHLIRSEAVEHLDDLLTRRTTLAIAGELSLAMVDAALGVLAAEKGWPAPRKIEERTRFLTLMRERHGVAEETLSARNEQRSELCETTARSG
- a CDS encoding class I fructose-bisphosphate aldolase, encoding MRDYRKVRMNRLFGNGRCLDVAIDHGVCNEPSFLDGLENVPAVVKALVDARPDAIQMNYGQADLLQDIPGKDKPALVMRIDMGNPYNRIRHRDMWAVLQNEAEPLIGALQMDAACVVVNLFMLPDEPDLFRQCVQNISRVRADCEKYGMPLMIEPLVMQPVTERGGYMVDGDAEKIVTLTRLAREMGADIVKADPTTNAEDFHRVVEAARCPVLVRGGGKEDLGAVFAKSAALMRQGAMGMVYGRNIYQHANPNAVVRGLMAIIHDDASGEEAFAQYQQG